From Actinopolymorpha cephalotaxi, one genomic window encodes:
- the alr gene encoding alanine racemase, with product MDTGRTHSPRVAADRQGADGTAARAASPEHGNAPGRAEARIDLAAIRANVEAILGRVGGAAVLAVVKADGYGHGLVPAARAAVDGGAGWLGVATVEEALALRAAGLTAPRILSWLASPGERWRPALAADVDVAAYSAWQLNEIAEAAEHTGTTARVHLKIDSGLNRGGAGPKDWPALIDAALSAEAEGTVRVAGIWSHLACADELGHPSVDRQLAVFEEALAFAERVGVRPEVRHLANSAATLTRSDTHFDLVRPGLAVYGLSPVPEVSSPEELGLVPAMSVRARLALVKRVPAGEGVSYGHRYVTPAETTLGLVPLGYADGVPRAASNVGPVWAGGRRRTIAGTVCMDQFVLDLGDDATVAGDEVVLFGAGTSGEPTAQDWADATGTISWEIVTRIGARVPRHYVGGRA from the coding sequence ATGGACACAGGCAGAACGCACTCACCCCGCGTCGCCGCGGACCGGCAGGGCGCGGACGGCACCGCCGCGCGCGCTGCCAGCCCCGAGCACGGCAACGCCCCCGGCCGCGCCGAGGCACGGATCGACCTCGCCGCTATCCGCGCCAACGTCGAGGCGATCCTTGGCCGGGTCGGTGGCGCCGCCGTGCTGGCAGTGGTCAAGGCCGACGGTTACGGCCACGGCCTGGTGCCGGCGGCCCGGGCCGCGGTCGACGGCGGGGCCGGCTGGCTGGGCGTGGCCACGGTCGAGGAGGCGCTGGCTCTGCGGGCGGCCGGGCTGACCGCGCCGCGGATCCTGTCCTGGCTGGCCTCGCCCGGCGAGCGGTGGCGGCCGGCGCTGGCCGCGGACGTCGACGTCGCCGCCTACTCCGCCTGGCAGCTGAACGAGATCGCCGAGGCGGCCGAGCACACCGGCACCACCGCGCGGGTGCACCTGAAGATCGACAGCGGACTCAACCGCGGCGGCGCCGGCCCGAAGGACTGGCCGGCCCTGATCGACGCGGCGCTCAGTGCCGAGGCGGAGGGCACGGTCCGGGTCGCCGGGATCTGGTCCCACCTGGCCTGCGCCGACGAGCTCGGCCATCCGTCGGTCGACCGGCAGCTCGCGGTGTTCGAGGAGGCGCTGGCGTTCGCCGAGCGGGTGGGGGTCCGCCCCGAGGTACGCCACCTCGCCAACTCCGCCGCGACGCTCACCCGGTCCGACACCCACTTCGACCTCGTACGCCCCGGCCTCGCCGTCTACGGCCTGTCCCCGGTGCCCGAGGTGTCCTCGCCGGAGGAGCTCGGCCTGGTCCCCGCGATGTCGGTGCGGGCCCGGCTGGCCCTGGTCAAACGCGTGCCGGCCGGCGAGGGCGTGTCGTACGGCCACCGGTACGTCACTCCCGCCGAGACCACGCTCGGCCTGGTGCCGCTCGGGTACGCCGACGGGGTGCCGCGGGCGGCGAGCAACGTCGGGCCGGTGTGGGCCGGCGGGCGGCGGCGTACGATCGCCGGCACCGTGTGCATGGACCAGTTCGTTCTCGATCTCGGCGACGACGCCACCGTCGCCGGAGACGAGGTGGTGCTGTTCGGCGCGGGGACCTCCGGTGAGCCGACCGCCCAGGACTGGG
- a CDS encoding P1 family peptidase produces MDEQQIADVLVNPYGALTDVPDVLVGQVERVGGGWLTGVTAVIPPSGTIGAVDVRGGGPGTHETDALAPGTLVDTVDAVTLAGGSSFGLAAATGVQRWCEEQGRGVAIGPEAVVPVVPAAIVFDLGKGGDLRNRPDADLGYAAATEAAAGVVRTGSVGAGTGASFSLPRLKGGVGTASVRLPGGIVVGALVVANAYGSPCLDDTGALLAAQYVTDETLRPGVPSPAEHARAQADPAARRGGPAEQPDVLNTTLAVVATNARLTHPQTQRMAAAAHDGLARSVRPVHTLVDGDTIFALATGTADVVAAAPESWPGAAEIGGAAAVQAAAADAVTLAMVDAILAATRVRTPAVDLPGYLDRYPSARPTGRSDRSFPSA; encoded by the coding sequence GTGGACGAACAGCAGATCGCGGACGTGCTGGTCAACCCGTACGGCGCGCTGACAGACGTGCCGGACGTGCTGGTGGGCCAGGTCGAGCGGGTCGGTGGCGGCTGGCTGACCGGCGTCACGGCGGTGATCCCGCCGTCCGGGACCATCGGGGCGGTCGACGTCCGCGGGGGCGGGCCGGGTACGCACGAGACGGACGCGCTGGCACCCGGGACGCTGGTCGACACCGTGGACGCGGTGACGCTGGCCGGCGGAAGCTCGTTCGGGCTGGCCGCCGCCACCGGCGTGCAGCGCTGGTGTGAGGAGCAGGGCCGCGGCGTGGCCATCGGCCCGGAAGCCGTGGTGCCGGTGGTCCCGGCCGCGATCGTCTTCGACCTGGGCAAGGGCGGGGACCTCCGCAACCGCCCGGACGCCGACCTCGGCTACGCCGCCGCCACCGAGGCCGCCGCCGGCGTGGTGCGCACCGGCTCGGTGGGCGCGGGCACCGGCGCGTCGTTCAGCCTCCCCCGGCTCAAGGGCGGCGTGGGTACGGCGAGCGTGCGACTGCCCGGCGGCATCGTGGTCGGCGCGCTGGTGGTGGCCAACGCCTACGGTTCGCCCTGCCTGGACGACACGGGTGCGCTGCTGGCCGCGCAGTACGTCACCGACGAGACCCTGCGGCCCGGAGTCCCGTCGCCCGCGGAGCACGCCCGGGCGCAGGCCGACCCGGCGGCGCGGAGAGGTGGTCCGGCCGAGCAACCGGACGTCCTGAACACCACCCTCGCCGTCGTGGCCACCAACGCCCGGCTCACCCACCCGCAGACGCAGCGGATGGCCGCGGCGGCCCACGACGGCCTGGCCCGGTCGGTCCGGCCGGTGCACACCCTGGTCGACGGGGACACGATCTTCGCCCTCGCCACGGGCACGGCCGACGTGGTCGCGGCCGCGCCGGAGTCCTGGCCCGGTGCGGCCGAGATCGGTGGCGCGGCCGCGGTGCAGGCGGCCGCCGCCGACGCCGTGACGCTCGCGATGGTGGACGCGATCCTCGCCGCCACCCGGGTGCGGACGCCCGCCGTGGACCTGCCGGGTTACCTCGACCGTTATCCGTCCGCGCGGCCGACCGGGCGTTCGGACCGCAGCTTCCCGTCGGCGTAG
- a CDS encoding ABC transporter ATP-binding protein, which translates to MAEPTSAVSDRQGPDDPANAATGAAGATGTAASAGGADRDADAGLVLHQVAKTLGGRLIVDNLDLRVRRGELVCLLGPSGCGKTTTLRMIGGFLRPDAGQVLIGGRGYTTTPPERRPTAMVFQNYALWPHMNVFRNVAFGLRLRKLPKAEIAERVERTLALVNLTHHIRSFPAQISGGEQQRVALARALVLEPEVLLLDEPLSNLDAKLRVKVREDIKEIQQRVGITTVFVTHDQDEALSISDRIAVMNAGRIEQYAGAHDLYREPRTRFVADFVGTMNFFEARVREAPAGGAGGIGRVAGPGAVVEVGDVAVPCQAPSALTEQPGLVGVRPEDVRVGQPGGVPARVVREVPRGHFTEFVLELGPLTLRAFVGADTPVGQETVPVTFGRALVYADGKLRSERPVGRADG; encoded by the coding sequence ATGGCCGAACCCACCTCCGCGGTCAGCGACCGGCAGGGCCCGGACGACCCGGCGAACGCCGCGACGGGTGCCGCCGGCGCGACCGGCACGGCCGCGAGTGCTGGGGGCGCGGACCGCGACGCCGACGCCGGGCTGGTGCTGCACCAGGTGGCCAAGACGCTCGGCGGCCGGCTGATCGTGGACAACCTCGACCTGCGGGTGCGGCGCGGTGAGCTCGTCTGCCTGCTCGGCCCGTCCGGCTGCGGCAAGACGACCACGCTGCGGATGATCGGCGGCTTCCTGCGGCCCGACGCCGGCCAGGTGCTGATCGGTGGCCGCGGCTACACGACCACCCCGCCGGAGCGCCGCCCGACCGCGATGGTGTTCCAGAACTACGCGCTCTGGCCGCACATGAACGTCTTCAGGAACGTCGCCTTCGGGCTGCGGCTGCGCAAGCTGCCCAAAGCCGAGATCGCCGAACGCGTCGAGCGCACTCTCGCCCTGGTCAACCTGACCCACCACATCCGCAGCTTCCCGGCGCAGATCTCCGGCGGCGAGCAGCAGCGTGTCGCGCTGGCCCGGGCGCTCGTCCTGGAGCCGGAGGTGCTGCTGCTGGACGAGCCGCTGTCCAACCTGGACGCCAAGCTGCGGGTCAAGGTGCGCGAGGACATCAAGGAGATCCAGCAGCGGGTCGGCATCACGACGGTCTTCGTCACCCACGACCAGGACGAGGCGCTGTCCATCTCCGACCGGATCGCGGTGATGAACGCGGGGAGGATCGAGCAGTACGCCGGCGCGCACGACCTCTACCGCGAGCCGCGCACCCGGTTCGTGGCCGACTTCGTGGGGACGATGAACTTCTTCGAGGCGCGGGTGCGCGAGGCTCCGGCGGGCGGGGCAGGCGGGATCGGCCGGGTGGCCGGCCCGGGCGCCGTGGTGGAGGTCGGCGACGTCGCGGTGCCGTGCCAGGCGCCGTCCGCCCTCACCGAGCAGCCCGGCCTGGTCGGGGTCCGCCCGGAGGACGTGCGGGTCGGGCAGCCCGGCGGCGTGCCGGCCCGGGTGGTCCGGGAGGTGCCCCGTGGCCACTTCACCGAGTTCGTCCTCGAGCTCGGGCCGCTCACCCTGCGCGCCTTCGTCGGCGCGGACACCCCGGTCGGCCAGGAGACGGTGCCGGTGACGTTCGGGCGGGCGCTGGTCTACGCCGACGGGAAGCTGCGGTCCGAACGCCCGGTCGGCCGCGCGGACGGATAA
- a CDS encoding ABC transporter permease: MTAPEVPVVRPDDLDAPPVPDVAPPGGLVGRVVARVLLAAFVLVLGVFVMGPLVWLAVRAFSGAWTFPSLLPGEWTLHWWRQVLSDQTLGSSIRLSFTFAPVVTVVSAVICLPAAYAFSRYQFPGRRVLLISLFATNAFPKIGLFVSIAGLFYSLHLMGTFVGVVVIQVLGTVVFMTWIPAAAFASVPRSLEEAARDVGARPLTVFFRVTFPLAAPGILVAMILSFLASFDEAQGTFLVGAPTYVTMPTEMYTLVLNYPEQAAAVFSILLSIPSVVLMLLVRRHVMGGHLAEGFQLR, from the coding sequence GTGACGGCGCCGGAGGTCCCGGTCGTCCGTCCGGACGACCTCGACGCGCCGCCGGTGCCCGACGTCGCGCCGCCGGGCGGGCTGGTCGGCCGGGTGGTTGCCCGCGTCCTGCTGGCCGCGTTCGTGCTGGTGCTCGGCGTGTTCGTGATGGGGCCGCTGGTGTGGCTGGCCGTCCGGGCGTTCAGCGGTGCGTGGACGTTCCCTTCGCTGCTGCCGGGGGAGTGGACGCTGCACTGGTGGCGGCAGGTGCTGTCGGACCAGACACTCGGCAGTTCGATCCGGCTCAGCTTCACGTTCGCGCCGGTGGTGACGGTGGTGTCGGCGGTGATCTGCCTGCCGGCGGCGTACGCCTTCTCCCGCTACCAGTTCCCGGGCCGGCGGGTGCTGCTGATCTCGCTGTTCGCCACCAACGCGTTCCCCAAGATCGGGCTGTTCGTGTCCATCGCCGGGCTGTTCTACTCCCTGCACCTGATGGGCACGTTCGTCGGCGTCGTGGTGATCCAGGTGCTCGGCACGGTGGTGTTCATGACCTGGATCCCGGCGGCGGCGTTCGCGTCCGTGCCGCGCAGCCTGGAGGAGGCGGCCCGCGACGTCGGCGCCCGGCCGCTGACGGTGTTCTTCCGGGTGACGTTCCCGCTGGCCGCGCCGGGCATCCTGGTGGCGATGATCCTGTCGTTCCTCGCGTCCTTCGACGAGGCGCAGGGCACGTTCCTGGTCGGCGCGCCGACGTACGTCACCATGCCGACGGAGATGTACACCCTCGTCCTCAACTATCCCGAGCAGGCCGCGGCGGTCTTCTCCATCCTGTTGTCGATTCCCTCGGTGGTGCTCATGCTGCTGGTCCGCCGGCACGTGATGGGTGGGCATCTGGCCGAGGGCTTCCAGCTTCGTTAG
- a CDS encoding ABC transporter permease: MSNRLRGLLMAAPPVLVVALFVGFPVVAAAMYTLGHTGGPNSVIASIAQRQYPADHWWGTTAAYSEVFASGQFRRSVSASVVVTVVAVVVTVVLAWAIGLYVRLSGSRLAKVFSALAVVPLFIPVVIASYAILTFYAQDGFLRTVAHLVGWESAPTLSYTMVAVTIGQIWVSLPFGVLMMTSGLNAVPTVLVDAARDAGATLPRAVWSVMLPMNVVPTVIVATFTGISVLGSFTVPYLTGPSAPNMLGPQMTNTFGSFNQPQQAQVMAMVVFALAAVIGAVYVWANFRTAKRSGAVL; encoded by the coding sequence TTGAGCAACCGCCTGCGCGGCCTGCTGATGGCCGCACCGCCGGTGCTGGTGGTGGCGCTGTTCGTCGGCTTCCCGGTGGTGGCCGCGGCGATGTACACCCTCGGCCACACCGGCGGGCCCAACTCCGTCATCGCCTCGATCGCCCAGCGCCAGTACCCCGCCGACCACTGGTGGGGCACCACCGCCGCCTACTCCGAGGTGTTCGCGAGCGGGCAGTTCCGCCGCAGCGTGAGCGCCTCGGTGGTGGTCACGGTGGTGGCGGTGGTGGTGACCGTCGTGCTGGCGTGGGCGATCGGGCTGTACGTCCGGCTGTCCGGGAGCCGGCTGGCGAAGGTGTTCTCCGCTCTCGCGGTGGTGCCGTTGTTCATCCCGGTGGTGATCGCGTCGTACGCCATCCTCACCTTCTACGCCCAGGACGGCTTCCTGCGCACGGTCGCCCATCTGGTCGGCTGGGAGTCCGCGCCGACGCTGAGCTACACGATGGTGGCGGTGACGATCGGGCAGATCTGGGTCAGCCTGCCGTTCGGCGTGCTGATGATGACCTCGGGCCTGAACGCCGTACCCACCGTGCTCGTCGACGCCGCCCGCGACGCGGGTGCCACGCTGCCCCGCGCGGTGTGGTCGGTGATGTTGCCGATGAACGTCGTACCCACCGTCATCGTGGCGACGTTCACCGGCATCTCGGTGCTCGGCAGCTTCACCGTGCCCTACCTCACCGGGCCGTCGGCGCCGAACATGCTCGGGCCGCAGATGACGAACACGTTCGGGTCGTTCAACCAGCCCCAGCAGGCGCAGGTGATGGCGATGGTGGTGTTCGCGCTCGCGGCGGTGATCGGCGCGGTCTACGTGTGGGCCAACTTCCGTACCGCCAAGCGTTCGGGGGCGGTGCTGTGA
- a CDS encoding extracellular solute-binding protein — protein MLSSVVVLALGLAGTACGGNGGTDSSSGGGGGKTARLYVGGDVNLRDMWQKSLIPAFRKDNPGYDVKLTFSEHGVNDTTTLAKLGAAVKGKQDPGFDLAESGFIGTAALSGLLTKVSTKQVPNLTNVDAGLLTPVKQSAVPYRGSSVVLAYNAEHVPDPPKTLDDLLAWIKAHPGKFTYNSPPTGGSGQSFVTTVLDKYVPAGDRQKMVTDYVPDLEKDWDRGFAELKGLNGSIYQHVYPNGNQDVLNLLAKGQIWVAPVWSDMALSGKQTGLLGKEIKLAQISEPSFTGGAVYLGVAASAPNKDAAYKLLDWLLEPAQQKKVVDVLAGYPAVSLDKLPADVRSKFAGLDTQHLRQTYSQKMTNDLNNLWQQKVPG, from the coding sequence GTGCTGTCCTCGGTGGTCGTGCTGGCGCTCGGACTCGCCGGCACCGCGTGCGGCGGCAACGGCGGCACCGACTCGTCGTCCGGCGGTGGCGGCGGGAAGACCGCCCGGCTCTACGTCGGCGGTGACGTCAACCTCCGGGACATGTGGCAGAAGTCCCTCATCCCGGCGTTCCGCAAGGACAATCCCGGCTACGACGTCAAGCTGACGTTCTCCGAGCACGGCGTCAACGACACCACGACGCTGGCCAAGCTCGGCGCCGCGGTCAAGGGCAAACAGGACCCCGGCTTCGACCTGGCCGAGAGCGGGTTCATCGGCACCGCCGCGCTGTCCGGCCTGCTCACCAAGGTGAGCACCAAGCAGGTGCCCAACCTGACCAACGTCGACGCGGGCCTGCTCACGCCGGTGAAGCAGTCGGCGGTTCCCTACCGCGGCTCGTCGGTGGTGCTCGCCTACAACGCCGAGCACGTGCCCGACCCGCCGAAGACCCTCGACGACCTGCTGGCCTGGATCAAGGCACACCCGGGGAAGTTCACCTACAACTCCCCGCCCACCGGCGGGTCCGGGCAGTCGTTCGTCACCACGGTGCTGGACAAGTACGTCCCCGCCGGTGACCGGCAGAAGATGGTCACCGACTACGTGCCCGACCTGGAGAAGGACTGGGACCGCGGGTTCGCGGAGCTGAAGGGCCTGAACGGCTCGATCTACCAGCACGTCTATCCCAACGGCAACCAGGACGTGCTCAACCTGCTGGCCAAGGGCCAGATCTGGGTCGCCCCGGTGTGGTCGGACATGGCGCTGTCGGGCAAGCAGACCGGGCTGCTGGGCAAGGAGATCAAGCTCGCCCAGATCAGTGAGCCGTCGTTCACCGGTGGCGCGGTCTACCTCGGCGTGGCCGCGAGCGCGCCCAACAAGGACGCGGCGTACAAGCTGCTCGACTGGCTGCTCGAGCCGGCCCAGCAGAAGAAGGTCGTCGACGTGCTGGCCGGCTACCCCGCGGTGTCGCTGGACAAGCTGCCCGCCGACGTGCGCTCGAAGTTCGCCGGCCTGGACACCCAGCACCTGCGCCAGACCTACTCCCAGAAGATGACCAACGACCTGAACAACCTCTGGCAGCAGAAGGTGCCGGGTTGA
- a CDS encoding NAD(P)H-hydrate dehydratase, whose translation MRTAHTVVQVRAAEAALMATVPDGTLMDRAATGLAHACVDFLGGTYGADVVIVAGSGANGGDALYAGARLARRGARVAAILLSPDKAHAGGLAALRSAGGHVVPANEREDAVARADLVLDGIVGIGGKPGLRPDAVAVMDLVRRHDVPVVAVDVPSGIDVDTGETPEPHVRADVTVTFGTHKVGLLVDPGASAAGVVHLVDIGLGPYLPDPVVESLQASDVAALLPVPDRTSHKYTRGVLGVVAGSEQYTGAAVLAVSGALGGPLGMVRYVGPDEPARLVRARWPEVVAGEGRVQAWVVGSGLGEAPERAEDVARALAADVPVLVDADGLRHVLGRCEGEVLLTPHEGELARMLEVERTDVAARRLHYARAAADRWNATVLLKGATTVVAPPTGPVRVNSVSTPWVATAGSGDVLSGICGALLAGGLSPLDAGSVGCFLHETAGILASRGGPIVAEDIAAALPDAYRFVRGVGEGEDAERG comes from the coding sequence ATGCGCACCGCGCACACCGTCGTCCAGGTCAGGGCCGCCGAGGCCGCGCTGATGGCGACCGTTCCCGACGGCACGTTGATGGACCGCGCCGCAACCGGACTGGCGCACGCCTGTGTGGACTTCCTGGGCGGCACCTACGGCGCCGACGTCGTGATCGTGGCGGGGTCGGGCGCGAACGGCGGCGACGCGTTGTACGCCGGAGCCCGGCTCGCCCGGCGCGGCGCCCGGGTGGCCGCGATCCTGCTGAGCCCGGACAAGGCGCACGCCGGTGGCCTGGCCGCGCTGCGTTCGGCCGGCGGTCACGTCGTACCCGCGAACGAACGCGAGGACGCCGTGGCCCGCGCCGATCTGGTGCTGGACGGCATCGTCGGCATCGGGGGCAAGCCCGGCCTGCGCCCGGACGCGGTCGCGGTGATGGACCTGGTCCGGCGCCACGACGTACCCGTGGTCGCGGTCGACGTGCCGTCCGGCATCGACGTGGACACCGGCGAGACGCCCGAGCCACACGTGCGCGCCGACGTGACGGTGACGTTCGGCACCCACAAGGTGGGCCTGCTCGTCGACCCGGGCGCCTCCGCTGCCGGGGTGGTGCACCTGGTCGACATCGGGCTCGGCCCGTACCTCCCGGATCCGGTGGTGGAGTCACTGCAGGCCTCGGACGTGGCCGCCCTGCTGCCGGTGCCGGACCGCACCTCGCACAAGTACACCCGCGGCGTCCTGGGCGTGGTGGCCGGTTCCGAGCAGTACACCGGCGCGGCGGTGCTCGCGGTCAGCGGCGCCCTGGGCGGGCCGCTCGGCATGGTCCGCTACGTCGGCCCGGACGAACCCGCCCGGCTGGTCCGGGCCCGCTGGCCCGAGGTGGTGGCGGGTGAGGGCCGGGTGCAGGCCTGGGTGGTCGGGTCCGGCCTGGGCGAGGCACCCGAACGCGCCGAGGACGTCGCCCGCGCGCTGGCCGCGGACGTACCCGTGCTCGTCGACGCGGACGGGCTGCGGCACGTGCTCGGGCGGTGCGAGGGCGAGGTGCTGCTCACGCCGCACGAGGGCGAGCTCGCCCGGATGCTGGAGGTGGAGCGTACGGACGTCGCCGCCCGCCGGCTGCACTACGCGCGGGCGGCCGCCGACCGCTGGAACGCCACCGTGCTGCTCAAGGGCGCGACCACGGTGGTGGCGCCGCCGACCGGGCCGGTCCGGGTCAACTCGGTGAGCACGCCCTGGGTGGCGACCGCCGGGTCCGGCGACGTGCTGTCCGGCATCTGCGGTGCGCTGCTGGCCGGCGGGCTCTCACCGCTGGACGCGGGCAGCGTGGGCTGTTTCCTGCACGAGACGGCCGGCATCCTCGCCTCGCGCGGCGGCCCGATCGTCGCCGAGGACATCGCCGCCGCACTGCCGGACGCCTATCGGTTCGTACGGGGGGTCGGCGAGGGCGAGGACGCCGAGCGCGGCTGA
- a CDS encoding holo-ACP synthase, producing MIVGLGIDVVDVERFEATLDRTPGLRTRLFTEVERTRPIAGLAARFAAKEALAKALGAPVGMRWHDAEVVTDDDGRPWLEVRGTVATQAEKLGVTSMHLSMSHDAGIASAVVVLERG from the coding sequence ATGATCGTCGGGCTGGGAATCGACGTGGTCGACGTCGAGCGATTCGAGGCGACCCTGGACCGTACGCCCGGGTTGCGCACCCGGCTGTTCACCGAGGTCGAGCGCACCCGCCCGATCGCGGGGCTGGCCGCCCGGTTCGCGGCGAAGGAGGCGCTGGCCAAGGCGCTCGGCGCCCCGGTGGGCATGCGCTGGCACGACGCCGAGGTGGTCACCGACGACGACGGCCGGCCCTGGCTGGAGGTCCGCGGCACGGTGGCCACCCAGGCCGAGAAGCTGGGCGTCACCTCCATGCACCTGTCCATGTCGCACGACGCCGGGATCGCGTCCGCGGTCGTCGTACTCGAGAGGGGCTGA
- a CDS encoding MFS transporter: MSGPASQIAEAPTAAPPRRLAAIFTALMLAMLLAALDQTIVATALPTIVSDLGGLTHLSWVVSAYLLASTVSTPLWGKLGDQYGRKRLFLAAIIVFLAGSVLCGQARSMGELIGFRAVQGVGGGGLIVLTMALVGDVVSPRERGRYQGIFGGVFGIASIAGPLLGGFFVTNLGWRWVFYVNLPLGAVALAVVAVVLPARRAGLAGAGARHRIDYLGALTLAGAATCLVLATSWGGTQYAWTSPVIIGLFLASVAFVGAWLAVERRAAEPVLSPRLLALPVFRVGAAIGFVVGFVMFGALAFLPLFLQVVHQVSPTLSGIYLLPMVLGLLATSVVSGLVVSRTGHYRIFPLVGTPTIAAGLFLCSRLDEYSTTRAITGSLLVLGAGLGLVMQVLLTAVQNAVDYSDLGAATSGVTFFRSIGGAFGTAVFGAIFSNQLLGNVAGALHGRPLPGGFDPATIAREPARMAALPPEVREALLHAYAVSIHSVFVWATPVALAAFVLAWFLRELPLRATAATTSTADYGEGMPGRTTVCTSQEEIERALGLLVRRDDRARGLYQQLGQAAGVALPAGSLWALCRIARAGPVRAADLAAVARVPPERARPHVDTLLAAGYVTREGDSRLAVTPSGLAAVDQLVATRRAALGRRLSGWRPEEHPELSALLQRLASTSLGDEADREVFGSARPPTRRDRRP; encoded by the coding sequence ATGAGCGGACCAGCCAGCCAGATCGCCGAGGCGCCGACGGCGGCGCCTCCCCGCCGGCTGGCCGCGATCTTCACCGCCCTGATGCTGGCCATGCTGCTGGCCGCCCTCGACCAGACCATCGTCGCCACCGCGCTGCCCACGATCGTGAGCGACCTGGGCGGGCTCACGCACCTGTCCTGGGTGGTCAGCGCGTACCTGCTGGCCTCGACGGTCTCCACGCCGCTGTGGGGGAAGCTCGGCGACCAGTACGGCCGCAAACGCCTCTTTCTGGCCGCGATCATCGTGTTCCTGGCCGGCTCGGTGCTGTGCGGACAGGCCCGCTCGATGGGCGAACTGATCGGTTTCCGCGCGGTGCAGGGTGTCGGCGGCGGCGGGCTGATCGTGTTGACGATGGCGCTGGTCGGCGACGTGGTGAGCCCTCGCGAGCGCGGCCGCTACCAGGGGATCTTCGGCGGGGTGTTCGGGATCGCGAGCATCGCCGGGCCGCTGCTCGGCGGCTTCTTCGTGACCAACCTCGGCTGGCGGTGGGTGTTCTACGTCAATCTGCCGCTGGGCGCGGTCGCGCTGGCCGTGGTCGCGGTGGTGCTCCCGGCCCGGCGGGCCGGTCTCGCGGGCGCGGGAGCGCGGCACCGGATCGACTACCTCGGCGCGCTGACCCTGGCCGGAGCCGCGACCTGCCTGGTGCTGGCCACGTCGTGGGGCGGTACGCAGTACGCCTGGACCTCGCCGGTGATCATCGGATTGTTCCTGGCCTCCGTCGCCTTCGTCGGTGCGTGGCTCGCGGTCGAACGCCGGGCGGCCGAGCCGGTGCTGAGTCCCCGGTTGCTGGCCCTGCCGGTCTTCCGGGTCGGCGCCGCGATCGGCTTCGTGGTGGGGTTCGTGATGTTCGGCGCGCTGGCGTTCCTGCCGCTGTTCCTGCAGGTGGTGCACCAGGTCAGCCCGACCCTGTCAGGGATCTACCTGCTGCCGATGGTGCTGGGGCTGCTGGCCACCTCGGTGGTCAGCGGGCTGGTGGTCAGCCGTACCGGCCACTACCGGATCTTCCCGCTGGTGGGTACGCCGACGATCGCGGCCGGGCTCTTCCTGTGCTCCCGGCTGGACGAGTACTCCACCACGCGGGCGATCACCGGCTCGCTGCTCGTGCTCGGCGCCGGACTGGGGCTGGTGATGCAGGTGCTGCTCACCGCCGTGCAGAACGCCGTCGACTACTCGGACCTCGGGGCGGCCACGTCGGGGGTGACGTTCTTCCGGTCGATCGGCGGCGCGTTCGGCACCGCGGTGTTCGGCGCGATCTTCTCCAACCAGCTGCTCGGCAACGTGGCCGGCGCGCTGCACGGCCGGCCGCTGCCCGGCGGGTTCGACCCGGCCACGATCGCCCGCGAACCGGCCCGGATGGCCGCGCTCCCGCCGGAGGTACGGGAGGCGCTGCTGCACGCGTACGCGGTGTCGATCCACTCGGTCTTCGTCTGGGCGACCCCGGTGGCGCTCGCGGCGTTCGTGCTGGCGTGGTTCCTGCGGGAGCTTCCGCTGCGGGCGACGGCCGCCACCACCTCCACCGCCGACTACGGCGAGGGCATGCCCGGCCGGACGACCGTGTGCACGTCGCAGGAGGAGATCGAACGCGCGCTCGGTCTGCTGGTACGCCGCGACGACCGGGCCCGCGGCCTGTACCAGCAGCTCGGGCAGGCGGCCGGGGTCGCACTGCCGGCCGGCTCGCTGTGGGCGCTGTGCCGGATCGCGCGGGCCGGCCCGGTGCGGGCCGCCGACCTGGCCGCGGTGGCGCGGGTACCGCCCGAGCGTGCCCGGCCGCACGTCGACACGCTGCTGGCCGCGGGGTACGTCACCCGCGAGGGCGACAGCCGGCTGGCGGTCACCCCGTCCGGGCTGGCGGCGGTCGACCAACTGGTGGCCACCCGCCGGGCCGCGCTCGGACGGCGGCTGTCCGGCTGGCGGCCCGAGGAGCATCCGGAGCTGTCGGCGTTGCTGCAGCGCCTGGCGTCCACGTCCCTGGGTGACGAGGCGGACCGTGAGGTGTTCGGTTCCGCCCGCCCGCCGACCCGCCGTGACCGGCGCCCGTGA